DNA sequence from the Coregonus clupeaformis isolate EN_2021a chromosome 13, ASM2061545v1, whole genome shotgun sequence genome:
TAAAAACAACATCCTCTTGATACGTGATTGTTAATCCAAATAATGTTTTAAGAATATAAGATCTAGTCATGAATCTTCGGGGATTCTTTCAAGATTTCAACCCCAGGTAACGTAAAGAGAAATCTAGCTACTGTTAACTTAACGTTTCGCGTTAGAGCTAAGTTACCAGCAACTAACTTAACGTTAacgaactagctagctagctatctgaaCCGGTGAATCATTATGACCTCTGACCCAACTAACTAACATTAGTTAACTAATTTAGCTATTATATTGGGGAAGGACAgcgttagctagttagcaagcATTGATGTTAGCTAGCCAGCCCTGTTTTACGGTCGTTAATattagctaggtaacgttagcatTGCATGCCAACTAGCTAGATAACTAACCAGCTGACTCCACTGAGCTCAGCTTCCTTGTTATGGAATTGCgtggggtgcacatttttgtaccagccctgcactaacataatCTGACGAGTAGCAAGCTAAATAGATTGCTGAATAGATTCATGGTTGATGAAATggtgtgtttttttccccctccctTCTCAGTAAGTTCCTCATCTATGCCTGCCTgctgctgttttctgttctactgTCCCTGCGTCTGGATGGCATCATCCAATGGAGCTATTGGGCAGTGCTTGCCCCCATATGGCTATGGAAGCTCATGGTCATCATCGGTGCATCAGTTGGCACAGGCGTCTGGTCCCATAACCCACAGTACAGGTGTGCTTTTAAACCCAaatgcttttattttttgttttgtattttttgtcaATGTGGCTGTCTTATCAATATGAAATTGTCATAAGGAGAAAGCTGTCTGGTTGCCATACCTGTCACTGCTGACTAGTATGTATTATTTACTGTGCCTGTCATGCTGGCAATGCAGGGCTGAGGGTGAAACCTGTGTGGAGTTCAAGGCCATGCTGATTGCTGTTGGGATACACCTACTCCTGCTCACCTTTGAGGTGCTGGTGTGTGACCGTGTGGAGAGGGGCAACCACTTCTGGCTGCTGGTCTTCATGCCCCTCTTCTTCGTCTCGCCTGTCTCTGTTGCAGCCTGTGTGTGGGGATTCCGCCATGATCGCTCTCTAGAGGTCAGACATTTTATCAGTTACAAGGATGTTATTTTTCTCAAATAGCATATTTAGGCTAGATCTTGGTGATTTATAATATATTTATCTATCTACCTCCCTCGTTTTCCCTCCTCACCCATTTTTTCTGTTCTTCCTATCTCTCCTTGTATTAGTTGGAGATCTTGTGCTCGGTCAATATTCTCCAGTTTATCTTCATTGCCCTGCGACTGGATAAAATCATCAGTTGGCCATGGCTGGTAAGAGAACTACCTGCCTAATATTTAGGTCTGGAAAATTATGGGAATTGAGTACAATTTATAGCGAGTTGGAATGGAAATATACTTAGGCATTCTGTTGATTTTGTCTTCCAGGTTGTCTGTGTCCCACTGTGGATCCT
Encoded proteins:
- the LOC121579638 gene encoding transmembrane protein 185-like, translating into MNLRGFFQDFNPSKFLIYACLLLFSVLLSLRLDGIIQWSYWAVLAPIWLWKLMVIIGASVGTGVWSHNPQYRAEGETCVEFKAMLIAVGIHLLLLTFEVLVCDRVERGNHFWLLVFMPLFFVSPVSVAACVWGFRHDRSLELEILCSVNILQFIFIALRLDKIISWPWLVVCVPLWILMSFLCLVVLYYIVWSVLFLRSMDVIAEQRRTHITMAISWMTIVVPLLTFEILLVHKLDGHYSSSYVSVFVPLWVSLVTLMATTFGQKGGNHWWFGIRKDFCQFLLELFPFLREYGNVSYDLHHEDPEVSEEMPAHDPPKIAPMFSKKNGVVITQSPGKYFVPPPKLCIDMPD